The following proteins are encoded in a genomic region of Ornithinibacillus sp. 4-3:
- a CDS encoding ABC transporter substrate-binding protein, producing the protein MGLNKKNIFLNLLIATVIFLVACSSDSSESNNNSGSSNKGPLKVAVDAPPSTLDIPVTTSTHAQDIGRLIFEGLVTIDSDFQPVPMLAESIETDDNKTYIFNLRQGIKFHNGKEMIAEDVVASMERWMEKSSITGTIFNDATWSAVDDHTVLLELKEASLLVLDTLSSLKQAAAIMPKEIVESAPAEGIEEYIGTGPYQLEEWKQDQYIHLKKYEDYQSLDMEASGFSGKREALIEEIYFYMVPDPSTRLSGLQTGEYDYAYGIQFDDYEQLQNDPDMETLLVPTSNNLLGFNKVEGIASNFEFRQIINTALDADAIMLAGYPHEDFYWLDPGYMDVNVKTWASDARSEYYNQNDPEKAKQMLEDIGYNGEEFRILATRDIFPMYNQGVVIQEQLKQIGINATLEVYDWAGFIKKRDDLSAWDAFVSDSGTVSTPTQLNALSSTWAGGVNDDKVGETLRAIEVSPTIEEAKALWDELQLYAYEELLPIVHLGGNNMIYAYHKKLENVKATSRPIFWNITISE; encoded by the coding sequence ATGGGATTAAACAAAAAGAATATATTTCTAAATCTATTAATAGCTACAGTAATATTTCTTGTTGCATGTAGCTCAGATTCATCAGAAAGCAACAACAATTCGGGTTCAAGTAATAAAGGTCCTTTGAAGGTTGCTGTAGATGCCCCTCCATCCACTCTTGATATACCAGTCACTACATCTACACATGCACAAGATATAGGGAGACTAATCTTTGAAGGCCTTGTTACAATTGATTCCGACTTTCAACCCGTTCCGATGTTAGCAGAATCTATTGAAACAGATGATAATAAAACATATATATTCAACTTAAGGCAAGGTATTAAATTTCATAATGGAAAAGAAATGATAGCAGAAGATGTTGTCGCTTCAATGGAGCGTTGGATGGAAAAATCATCGATAACAGGTACTATTTTTAATGATGCAACATGGTCTGCAGTAGACGACCATACCGTACTATTAGAATTAAAAGAAGCGTCCCTTCTAGTTTTAGATACATTGTCTTCACTAAAACAGGCAGCGGCGATTATGCCAAAAGAGATCGTTGAATCAGCTCCTGCAGAGGGAATCGAAGAATATATTGGAACAGGACCATATCAATTAGAGGAATGGAAACAAGATCAATATATCCATCTAAAAAAATATGAGGATTACCAATCTCTAGACATGGAAGCAAGTGGATTTTCCGGTAAAAGAGAAGCATTAATAGAGGAAATCTATTTTTATATGGTTCCAGATCCTTCTACACGATTATCAGGATTACAAACAGGAGAATATGATTATGCTTATGGTATTCAATTCGATGATTATGAACAATTACAGAATGATCCAGATATGGAAACGCTACTCGTTCCAACATCTAATAATCTTTTAGGCTTTAACAAGGTTGAAGGGATAGCTTCTAACTTTGAATTTCGTCAAATCATCAATACTGCTCTTGATGCAGATGCGATTATGCTGGCTGGATATCCTCATGAAGATTTTTACTGGTTGGATCCTGGTTATATGGATGTCAATGTAAAAACATGGGCAAGTGATGCCAGAAGTGAGTATTACAATCAGAATGATCCCGAGAAAGCAAAACAAATGCTAGAAGACATTGGATATAATGGTGAGGAATTTAGAATACTTGCAACTCGCGATATTTTTCCAATGTATAATCAAGGTGTAGTAATTCAAGAACAATTAAAACAAATCGGAATTAACGCAACGCTTGAAGTATATGATTGGGCAGGCTTTATTAAAAAACGTGATGACCTGAGCGCCTGGGATGCATTTGTTTCAGACTCCGGAACAGTAAGTACTCCAACACAGCTTAATGCGTTAAGCTCTACTTGGGCAGGCGGAGTAAATGATGATAAAGTCGGTGAAACATTGAGAGCTATTGAAGTCTCGCCAACGATAGAAGAAGCAAAAGCGTTATGGGATGAACTACAGCTATATGCTTACGAAGAACTTCTTCCAATTGTTCACTTAGGTGGTAATAATATGATATATGCATATCACAAAAAATTAGAGAATGTTAAAGCTACCTCTAGACCAATATTCTGGAATATCACCATTTCTGAATAA
- a CDS encoding lamin tail domain-containing protein — MDSRKKSSGIMFIIGIMVLSFLSSVLPVQAAEAENTVFINEIESNDTVTDIDWIEIINTGDSDVDISGWFVVDDKGLERVEENNEWRVPDGTVLKAGEILIIEHDEALGNLSLGKNDAVSLYDINNSLLDSYAYTGHAVGTYSRVPDGTGEFIDQEPTKDELNIVEKEEEPEHRLVINEINSAPDDWVELINIGATEMDLGGYEIRDNSNDHRWKFKDGTILQAGELFVVEANTIGLVYDDQEGTYIAGEFQEAIGIGSGDSIRLYDKAGDLLDEYSWTEHASYDGNDALASFGRYPDGTGSFVLTKETKGSKNDWYQPQIVINEVESNDDETDWVEIYNVGTNPVDLSGWYLYDDDPVGHAADITPVAEGTLLHPGEFFVFDQYEHFTFGLGKADKATIFNKDGLSVAEYAWETHANGVYARIPDGTGDLVEFPTSTKGKANIVTNPVVINEIQSNDANGGLDWIELANPTDEVLDISGIVIKDNDDAHQYIIPEGTTIPGNGFLIVTEEAFGFGLGKNDSVRLFENDRLIVSTTWTDHTNPTWGLYPNVNGSEYRNTIEETPGEPNKFEGVPEIIAWPGNDEVVIFDKEPTFLEDSSGLDFFNGQLYAVDNGTGKFWILDVSQDGELSFAEGFENGKRVRFQKDADNPKAAGPDAEGITVDQDGFVYIASERDNSAKGVNFNMILQVDPHAEGEDLVALQQWDLTASLPQVSANMGIEAVEWVANADVEGKLYDQNTDSAFNAAHYPNAIANGVFFVALEDNGHVYAYVLNEDGSSVQIADIDSKLGGAMALDYDTYENVLWVVADNGYKNLSAKISLNGKKQPEILHVLPAGGVDINANNEGFAIAEANYTKNGQRPVYRFKDGEKFGSLSIGSLASDYKENIDEDTGEIGSVISGKAVWQQGSDEDIVIIVDIDHTKFKSLSINNEKVDEEMYTVESGSTKITILNSYLKTLPVGEHPVSIEFSDGIVHTTLYIIAEEDSKEDPKPDPTDPSNDQDYKEDEDKPDDEANDNNIDNDEDHNDGETSNGENGDKGQMNNDNQKEEGNSKLPNTSTSTYNLIAFGLIILFVGVALYWFNRRKKSI, encoded by the coding sequence ATGGATAGTAGGAAGAAAAGTTCAGGTATTATGTTTATTATTGGAATAATGGTATTGTCCTTTTTATCTTCGGTATTGCCAGTGCAGGCAGCAGAAGCGGAAAATACTGTTTTTATTAATGAAATCGAATCCAATGATACAGTTACAGATATAGATTGGATTGAAATTATTAATACTGGCGATAGTGACGTGGATATTAGTGGGTGGTTTGTTGTAGATGATAAGGGATTAGAACGTGTAGAAGAAAATAATGAATGGCGTGTTCCAGATGGTACTGTATTAAAGGCCGGAGAAATTCTTATTATTGAACATGATGAGGCGCTAGGTAATCTATCTTTAGGGAAAAATGACGCCGTTTCTTTATATGATATTAACAATAGTTTATTGGATTCATATGCTTATACAGGTCATGCAGTTGGTACATATTCAAGGGTTCCAGATGGCACGGGAGAATTTATTGATCAGGAGCCGACTAAAGACGAGTTAAATATTGTCGAGAAAGAAGAGGAACCAGAACATAGATTGGTAATTAATGAGATTAATTCTGCACCAGATGATTGGGTAGAGCTTATTAACATAGGTGCAACAGAAATGGATCTTGGTGGTTATGAAATTCGTGATAATTCTAATGACCATCGTTGGAAATTTAAGGATGGAACAATACTGCAGGCAGGGGAATTATTTGTTGTTGAGGCAAATACGATTGGTCTAGTATATGATGACCAAGAAGGTACTTATATTGCAGGTGAATTCCAGGAAGCAATTGGTATTGGGTCAGGAGATTCTATTCGTTTATATGATAAAGCAGGGGATTTACTTGATGAATATTCATGGACGGAGCATGCTAGCTATGACGGTAATGATGCATTGGCGTCTTTTGGAAGATATCCAGATGGAACTGGCTCGTTTGTATTAACGAAAGAAACAAAGGGATCAAAAAACGATTGGTATCAACCTCAGATTGTAATTAATGAAGTAGAGTCTAATGATGATGAAACGGATTGGGTTGAAATTTATAATGTCGGAACAAATCCTGTAGATTTATCTGGTTGGTATTTATACGATGATGACCCAGTAGGTCATGCTGCAGATATTACTCCTGTAGCAGAAGGGACACTTCTTCATCCAGGTGAATTTTTTGTTTTTGATCAATATGAGCATTTTACATTTGGTTTAGGGAAAGCGGATAAAGCTACTATTTTTAATAAAGATGGTTTGTCCGTTGCAGAATATGCATGGGAAACACATGCAAATGGTGTATATGCACGTATTCCAGATGGAACAGGAGATCTTGTAGAATTTCCTACATCAACTAAAGGAAAAGCTAATATTGTAACAAACCCTGTAGTAATAAATGAAATACAGTCAAATGATGCAAATGGTGGATTAGATTGGATAGAGCTTGCCAATCCAACAGATGAGGTTTTAGATATTTCAGGAATAGTCATTAAAGATAATGATGATGCACACCAATACATTATTCCTGAAGGTACAACCATTCCAGGAAATGGATTTCTTATAGTAACGGAAGAAGCATTTGGTTTTGGACTTGGAAAAAATGATTCTGTACGCTTGTTTGAAAATGATAGATTAATTGTCAGCACTACATGGACAGATCATACAAATCCTACTTGGGGATTGTATCCAAATGTAAATGGAAGTGAGTATAGAAATACAATTGAAGAAACACCTGGTGAACCAAATAAGTTTGAGGGTGTTCCTGAAATTATTGCATGGCCAGGAAATGATGAGGTTGTGATTTTTGATAAGGAACCTACATTTCTAGAAGATTCTTCAGGATTAGATTTCTTTAATGGGCAATTATATGCGGTTGATAATGGAACAGGTAAGTTCTGGATTTTGGATGTTTCACAAGATGGGGAATTAAGCTTTGCAGAAGGTTTTGAAAATGGGAAACGCGTACGATTCCAAAAGGATGCAGACAATCCAAAAGCAGCTGGTCCGGATGCAGAAGGAATTACAGTAGATCAAGATGGCTTTGTTTACATTGCTTCTGAACGTGACAATAGTGCTAAGGGTGTTAATTTTAATATGATATTGCAGGTTGATCCGCATGCTGAGGGAGAGGATCTAGTTGCATTACAGCAATGGGATTTGACTGCTTCATTACCGCAAGTCTCTGCCAATATGGGAATTGAAGCTGTGGAATGGGTAGCAAACGCAGATGTAGAAGGGAAGCTTTATGACCAAAATACGGACTCTGCTTTTAATGCAGCTCATTATCCAAATGCAATTGCTAATGGCGTGTTTTTTGTCGCATTAGAGGATAATGGTCATGTCTATGCATATGTTTTAAATGAAGATGGAAGCTCTGTACAAATTGCTGATATTGATAGCAAGCTTGGAGGAGCAATGGCTCTTGATTATGATACATATGAAAATGTATTATGGGTTGTTGCAGATAACGGCTATAAAAATCTCTCAGCAAAAATATCATTAAATGGTAAAAAACAACCAGAAATTCTTCATGTTCTGCCTGCTGGTGGTGTTGATATTAATGCCAATAATGAAGGATTTGCGATTGCAGAGGCAAATTATACAAAAAATGGTCAAAGGCCGGTCTATCGATTTAAGGATGGAGAAAAATTTGGCTCTTTATCTATAGGCTCTCTCGCATCTGATTATAAAGAAAATATAGATGAAGATACGGGTGAAATAGGATCTGTCATTTCGGGTAAGGCTGTTTGGCAACAAGGAAGCGATGAGGATATAGTGATCATTGTAGATATCGATCATACAAAATTCAAAAGCCTTTCTATTAACAATGAAAAGGTTGACGAAGAGATGTATACAGTTGAGTCAGGCAGTACGAAAATCACTATATTAAATAGTTATCTAAAAACACTTCCTGTAGGTGAACATCCTGTTAGTATTGAGTTTTCAGATGGTATTGTCCACACAACTTTATACATTATTGCAGAGGAAGATTCTAAGGAGGATCCTAAACCAGATCCAACTGATCCAAGCAATGATCAAGATTATAAAGAGGACGAAGATAAGCCTGATGACGAAGCTAATGATAATAATATCGACAACGATGAAGATCATAATGATGGTGAAACCAGCAATGGGGAGAATGGTGACAAGGGTCAAATGAACAATGATAATCAAAAGGAAGAAGGGAATAGTAAACTCCCTAATACAAGCACATCAACATATAACTTGATTGCATTTGGATTAATCATATTATTTGTTGGTGTAGCCCTGTACTGGTTTAATCGAAGAAAAAAATCGATATAG
- a CDS encoding helix-turn-helix transcriptional regulator, producing MKKVERINTIMRYINNRAHFTISELMQEFNISRSTAIRDIREIEAMGMPLVAEVGRDGGYSVLNNSVLPTVRFTDSEIKALFIAFMATRNQQLPYLKSRQSLAEKLLGLISENQQDELVHLNQILLFEGTNPDNPDLLDLSDLPHPVLEQLIQTLLWDSYLLITIKEEKEIKTYPIYLLHLYHEKGFWLIEGFNLQDEKKQVFPVNNLTNVEPYLTKKRLSKKKILEKISLQEKKLNLVLELGPKAIAQFKKYHPFKISISYTNPYQTTAILKTFINVNHPEELTEIINWLFFLGEDIKIKEIPTEVVEGLQGRLDLFCP from the coding sequence ATGAAAAAAGTTGAACGAATTAATACAATCATGAGATATATCAACAACCGTGCCCATTTTACAATTTCTGAACTCATGCAAGAATTTAATATCTCTCGTTCAACAGCAATTAGAGATATTAGGGAAATTGAAGCGATGGGGATGCCACTTGTCGCTGAAGTTGGCAGAGATGGGGGTTATTCTGTTCTGAATAATTCTGTTTTACCTACTGTTCGATTTACTGATAGTGAAATTAAAGCCCTTTTTATTGCCTTTATGGCGACAAGAAACCAACAGCTTCCTTATTTAAAGAGTCGACAATCTTTAGCCGAAAAATTACTAGGCCTCATCTCAGAAAATCAGCAAGATGAGCTTGTTCATTTAAATCAAATCTTGCTTTTTGAAGGGACAAACCCTGATAATCCTGATCTACTTGATCTATCAGATCTCCCTCACCCTGTGTTAGAACAACTTATACAAACCCTTCTTTGGGATAGCTATTTATTGATTACGATTAAAGAAGAGAAGGAAATAAAGACTTATCCAATTTATCTTCTACATCTCTATCATGAAAAAGGATTTTGGCTCATTGAAGGCTTTAATTTACAGGATGAAAAGAAACAAGTTTTCCCTGTCAACAACCTCACCAATGTTGAGCCATACTTAACGAAAAAAAGATTAAGTAAGAAAAAGATTTTAGAGAAAATAAGCCTGCAGGAAAAGAAGCTTAATCTTGTTCTGGAGCTTGGTCCAAAGGCGATAGCTCAGTTCAAAAAATATCATCCATTTAAAATTTCCATTTCCTATACGAATCCTTATCAAACTACAGCCATTCTTAAGACTTTTATTAATGTTAATCATCCCGAAGAATTGACCGAGATAATAAATTGGCTCTTTTTCCTAGGTGAGGATATTAAGATTAAGGAAATACCAACAGAAGTCGTAGAAGGTTTGCAAGGGAGATTAGATTTATTTTGCCCATAA
- a CDS encoding GyrI-like domain-containing protein — translation MADYKVEEKDSFIVLGIGTELTSDYTDFAGINKEKTDFWQTVRQDGSLDKLKALATNDYIFAVNEAVNNKMMHYAGVLTEEELPEATRVIQFPKGDYVIVKGEAKDSDELHLTLTGIAFGEVLGQLEDFAYVGGPNASVEMGEKNGLLYGEMWIPVIKK, via the coding sequence ATGGCAGATTACAAAGTAGAAGAAAAAGACAGTTTTATCGTTTTAGGAATTGGAACAGAACTAACGAGCGATTATACAGATTTCGCTGGCATAAACAAAGAGAAAACAGATTTTTGGCAAACAGTTAGACAGGATGGTAGTCTTGATAAATTAAAAGCTCTAGCAACGAATGACTATATCTTCGCTGTGAACGAAGCGGTAAATAACAAAATGATGCATTATGCTGGCGTTTTAACAGAGGAAGAGCTACCAGAAGCAACAAGAGTTATTCAATTCCCTAAAGGAGATTACGTAATTGTTAAAGGGGAAGCGAAGGATTCAGATGAATTACATCTTACACTTACTGGCATTGCCTTTGGTGAAGTCTTGGGTCAATTAGAGGATTTTGCTTATGTTGGCGGACCAAATGCATCGGTTGAAATGGGTGAGAAAAACGGCTTGCTATATGGTGAAATGTGGATTCCTGTTATTAAAAAATAA
- a CDS encoding SPOR domain-containing protein, with the protein MGQYKIVVGTTDRKEVARDHYNLVNKNDINGDIRIYKTDKGELYSVEVGPYSQKKQMLQDLDKIKDLGVINAFITGN; encoded by the coding sequence ATGGGTCAGTATAAAATAGTTGTTGGCACAACGGATAGAAAAGAAGTTGCGCGGGATCATTATAATTTAGTAAACAAGAATGATATCAACGGGGACATTAGGATTTATAAAACGGATAAAGGTGAACTCTATTCTGTGGAGGTCGGTCCTTATTCACAGAAAAAACAAATGCTTCAAGATTTAGATAAAATTAAAGACCTTGGAGTAATTAATGCTTTTATTACGGGTAATTAA
- a CDS encoding DinB family protein, protein MQQVKEMMNEWLEHRNVLEELLESIDDEHIDFQPFEGAMALGELALHIAGSNDMFVSMVKTEEFALPEIPECKTMSDVRKTVKDFTKKTKATYESFTDADLEAQNSSSHPKLQGTKKKYLTAMSDHEIHHKGQMFVYARMVGAKEVPFFR, encoded by the coding sequence ATGCAGCAAGTAAAAGAAATGATGAATGAATGGTTAGAACATCGGAATGTACTGGAGGAATTATTAGAATCAATTGATGACGAGCATATTGATTTCCAGCCGTTTGAAGGGGCTATGGCATTAGGCGAATTGGCTTTGCATATTGCTGGATCGAATGATATGTTCGTTTCTATGGTTAAAACAGAAGAGTTTGCTCTACCAGAAATTCCTGAATGCAAGACAATGAGTGACGTTCGCAAAACTGTAAAGGATTTCACGAAGAAAACAAAAGCTACATATGAATCATTCACAGATGCAGATTTGGAAGCCCAAAATAGTTCATCACATCCAAAACTTCAAGGGACAAAGAAAAAATATCTTACTGCAATGTCTGATCATGAAATTCATCATAAGGGGCAGATGTTTGTTTATGCAAGGATGGTAGGTGCGAAAGAAGTACCATTTTTCCGTTAA
- a CDS encoding nucleoside deaminase, protein MITDTDLKHLRRCIELAKTALELGEKPFGSVLVSASGEVLQEDHNHAVSGDHTQHPEFTLARWAANNMTLEERNKATVYTSGEHCPMCAAAHGMAGLGRIVYASSSKQLVQWLGEMGVAPSRVRNLSIQDVICDTIVDGPVHELAEQVHELHRQFYAGKH, encoded by the coding sequence ATGATTACTGATACAGATTTGAAGCACCTACGACGTTGTATTGAATTAGCAAAAACTGCGCTTGAATTAGGTGAGAAGCCTTTTGGTTCAGTCCTTGTCTCGGCCAGTGGAGAAGTACTTCAGGAAGATCATAACCACGCGGTGAGTGGTGATCATACTCAACATCCAGAATTTACTTTGGCGCGATGGGCAGCCAATAATATGACGCTTGAGGAAAGGAATAAAGCAACAGTATATACCTCGGGTGAACATTGTCCTATGTGCGCTGCCGCTCACGGTATGGCTGGTTTAGGGCGGATAGTGTATGCAAGTTCATCCAAACAACTGGTGCAATGGTTGGGTGAAATGGGAGTTGCCCCATCAAGGGTTCGAAATCTATCTATTCAAGATGTCATTTGCGATACTATAGTAGATGGCCCTGTTCATGAACTAGCGGAGCAAGTTCATGAGCTTCATCGTCAGTTCTATGCAGGCAAGCATTGA
- a CDS encoding DUF3298 domain-containing protein, producing the protein MPISLPVSIQTLVLGNNKNKTIYYPQVFLRNNQPLQHSINQDISRKTQQLINQQMADAPSTLVEMLGYYEIKNNQRDVLSFTFSNYAYFYQAAHGMTYINSLTYDLQKQKSCTLKDLFKPNSHYVERLSRLIKEQIKQRDIPVINEFKEIAPNQDFYIADKSLVIYFQLYELAPYAFGFPMFPISVYDIQDIIDENGPLGRMAENN; encoded by the coding sequence ATGCCTATATCTTTACCTGTATCCATCCAAACACTGGTGCTTGGAAATAATAAAAATAAAACAATATATTATCCACAAGTTTTCCTTAGGAATAATCAACCTCTCCAGCATTCAATTAATCAAGATATTTCCCGAAAAACACAGCAACTAATCAATCAACAAATGGCAGATGCACCATCAACGCTTGTAGAAATGCTTGGATATTACGAGATAAAAAACAACCAGAGAGATGTACTGAGCTTTACATTTTCCAACTACGCATACTTTTATCAAGCCGCACATGGAATGACCTATATCAATTCCCTAACATATGACCTACAAAAACAAAAATCCTGTACACTAAAGGATTTATTTAAACCGAACAGCCATTATGTGGAAAGACTCTCTCGATTAATTAAGGAACAAATTAAGCAACGGGACATTCCAGTAATCAATGAATTTAAGGAAATCGCACCGAATCAAGACTTTTACATTGCAGATAAATCGCTTGTTATTTATTTTCAGCTATATGAGCTGGCTCCATATGCATTTGGTTTTCCAATGTTTCCTATTTCTGTTTACGACATTCAAGATATCATTGACGAAAATGGTCCTCTTGGTAGGATGGCGGAGAATAATTGA
- a CDS encoding ABC transporter substrate-binding protein, with product MKFHKVKFLIVLLIVALVAAGCSDSGDNSSGNENDGNTEKGGELNIALNASPPSLDQPATAAAATRDTAMLMYETLVTVDAEYKTVPMLAETIDLSDDGKEYTFHLREGVKFHNGKEMIAEDVIASMERWLEQSSLTGNIFVDATWEAEDDYTVVLTLAAPSALTLDTLATTKQAPAIMPKENIESAPAEGVEEYIGTGPFKFVEWKQDQYIHFTKYEDYQPVEMEASGLSGKKEALVDDIFMHIVSDTSTRIAGLQSGEYDFAYDIPYDNFEQLDNDPNLETLLVPSANAVLKFNNVQGIGSDFKLREAINTGLDLDEIMMAAFPNKDFYWLAPGYMDVNLSNWSSDAGSEYYNQNDPEKAKEMLEDMGYDGEEFRILATRDYDYIYSLAVVIHEQLTNMGINSKLEIFDWPTLSQMTENENELGSWDATISGSSIVSTPPQLISLSPSWAGGVNDSFIVDTMEDIELAKDHEEAKELWDTLQLYAWEEHLPTIQLGGFSKVYSLNNKIKGVETLVGPIFWNVTVEE from the coding sequence GTGAAATTCCATAAGGTCAAATTTTTAATTGTTTTATTAATTGTTGCATTGGTTGCTGCTGGGTGTAGTGATTCTGGTGACAATTCATCCGGTAATGAAAATGATGGTAACACAGAAAAGGGTGGAGAACTGAATATCGCACTTAATGCCTCACCACCAAGCCTTGATCAGCCTGCTACAGCAGCTGCTGCTACTCGTGATACAGCAATGCTTATGTATGAAACACTTGTTACAGTTGATGCAGAATATAAAACCGTTCCAATGTTAGCTGAAACGATCGATCTAAGTGACGATGGTAAAGAGTATACTTTTCATTTAAGAGAAGGTGTCAAATTTCATAATGGAAAAGAAATGATCGCCGAAGATGTCATCGCATCAATGGAACGTTGGTTAGAACAATCTTCATTGACAGGTAATATTTTTGTTGATGCAACATGGGAAGCGGAGGATGATTATACTGTAGTATTAACATTAGCTGCTCCATCGGCGTTAACATTAGATACACTTGCTACAACGAAACAAGCGCCCGCGATTATGCCAAAAGAAAATATTGAATCAGCACCAGCTGAAGGTGTGGAAGAATATATCGGAACAGGGCCTTTTAAGTTTGTTGAGTGGAAGCAAGATCAGTATATCCATTTTACTAAGTACGAGGACTATCAACCAGTAGAGATGGAAGCAAGTGGACTATCTGGTAAAAAAGAAGCGTTAGTTGATGATATTTTCATGCATATAGTGTCTGATACATCAACTCGTATAGCTGGGCTACAATCAGGGGAGTATGATTTTGCCTATGATATTCCTTATGACAATTTTGAACAGCTTGATAATGATCCAAATTTAGAGACACTTTTAGTTCCTTCAGCAAATGCCGTTTTAAAATTTAACAATGTGCAAGGAATTGGTAGTGATTTTAAATTGAGAGAAGCGATTAATACAGGTCTTGATTTAGACGAGATCATGATGGCGGCTTTTCCAAACAAAGACTTTTATTGGTTAGCACCAGGGTACATGGATGTAAATCTTTCTAACTGGTCAAGTGATGCAGGAAGCGAGTATTACAATCAAAATGATCCAGAAAAAGCGAAAGAAATGCTGGAAGATATGGGCTATGATGGAGAAGAGTTTAGGATTTTAGCAACGCGAGATTATGACTATATTTACAGTTTAGCAGTTGTTATTCATGAACAATTGACGAATATGGGAATAAACTCTAAACTTGAAATTTTCGATTGGCCAACCTTATCTCAGATGACCGAAAATGAAAATGAACTGGGCTCTTGGGATGCGACTATTTCTGGTTCATCTATTGTTAGTACTCCACCACAATTAATTTCCTTAAGTCCTTCTTGGGCAGGGGGAGTAAACGATTCGTTCATTGTTGATACCATGGAAGATATCGAACTAGCTAAAGACCATGAAGAGGCTAAAGAACTATGGGATACATTACAGCTTTATGCTTGGGAAGAGCACTTACCGACAATTCAATTGGGTGGATTTAGTAAGGTATATAGCTTAAATAATAAAATCAAAGGCGTTGAAACATTAGTAGGCCCAATTTTTTGGAATGTGACTGTAGAAGAGTAA